A region from the Alnus glutinosa chromosome 5, dhAlnGlut1.1, whole genome shotgun sequence genome encodes:
- the LOC133868775 gene encoding ankyrin repeat-containing protein ITN1-like isoform X2 — MREIYIEEPSSSEPNEGGRTLDEYRALGGPLLHAAIKGDWPAAKAFLEKYPDWVRAPITKQKGTALNNAVMAQHTAFTKELLKWMTPKDLELKNIKGATALHYAAQSGIVRIAEQLVEMNNKPLLIHDCEENIPLHVATCQGHTDMVSYLFSVTPFQHLAANDRTRLLLDTIYNDMYDIALKILEMDLDISTVDPACGWKALEMFTRKPFAICRERFKGISNKALMNTLAHQLVERLWKMVGIPHNQFSSNMVQTLILEAAKVGNVEFLIILIRSYPDLIWQRNENNMSLFHIAIVYRQESVFNLIYELGTNKNHLASCKTSETNENMLHLAGQLAPLDRLNIVSGAALQMQRELLWFKEIEKIVPLSYVNMKNFEGETPKEIFIKRHTYLQKDGEKWMKDTANYCMLVATLIATVIFAAAFTVPGGSNQETGTPIFLRSNWFMVFFISDTIALCSSSTSIAIFLSILTSRYTEEDFYRSLPSKLVFGLATLFISMAGMMVAFSATCFLVYRNVRAWVPVVVITSVAVPVTSFVVLHHKLWVDTFLSTYKSRFLFRPNKRRIF, encoded by the exons AtgagagagatatatatagaGGAGCCAAGCTCAAGCGAACCTAATGAGGG GGGAAGAACATTAGATGAATACCGTGCCCTGGGTGGTCCCCTCCTTCATGCTGCCATAAAAGGGGATTGGCCGGCTGCTAAGGCTTTTCTTGAGAAATACCCAGACTGGGTACGAGCTCCCATAACGAAACAGAAAGGGACGGCACTTAACAATGCAGTGATGGCACAACACACAGCTTTTACAAAAGAATTGTTGAAATGGATGACTCCGAAGGACTTGGAATTGAAAAACATAAAAGGAGCTACGGCCCTTCACTATGCTGCTCAATCAGGAATCGTGAGAATTGCTGAGCAGCTGGTGGAAATGAACAATAAACCGCTATTGATCCATGATTGCGAGGAAAACATACCACTCCACGTTGCAACTTGTCAAGGACATACAGACATGGTCTCGTATCTTTTCTCTGTGACTCCTTTTCAACATTTGGCAGCTAATGATCGCACTCGGCTCCTTCTTGACACTATTTACAATGATATGTATG ATATAGCATTGAAAATTCTTGAAATGGATCTAGACATATCAACTGTTGACCCTGCATGTGGGTGGAAAGCATTGGAAATGTTCACCAGGAAACCTTTTGCAATTTGCAGAGAAA GGTTCAAAGGGATCTCTAACAAAGCTTTGATGAATACATTAGCCCATCAATTAGTAGAACGCCTTTGGAAAATGGTTGGTATTCCTCACAACCAGTTCTCATCAAACATGGTTCAGACTTTAATTTTAGAAGCTGCAAAAGTTGGAAATGTTGAATTTCTAATTATACTTATACGCTCTTATCCTGACCTTATTTGGCAACGAAACGAAAATAATATGAGTTTATTTCACATTGCTATTGTATATAGACAAGAGAGTGTGTTCAATCTAATATATGAGCTAGGTACTAACAAGAATCACCTTGCATCCTGTAAAACTTCCGAAACCAATGAGAACATGCTGCATTTAGCTGGACAATTGGCTCCTTTAGATCGACTAAATATCGTATCTGGAGCAGCACTTCAAATGCAACGGGAGTTATTATGGTTTAAG GAGATAGAAAAGATTGTGCCGCTATCGTATGTGAACATGAAGAATTTTGAGGGCGAAACACCCAAGGAGATATTTATAAAGAGACATACATATTTACAGAAAGATGGTGAAAAGTGGATGAAGGACACAGCAAATTATTGCATGCTCGTGGCAACATTGATTGCTACTGTGATTTTTGCTGCAGCTTTCACTGTACCAGGTGGCAGCAATCAAGAAACAGGCACTcctatttttttaagaagtaaCTGGTTTATGGTATTCTTCATATCAGATACAATAGCACTATGTTCCTCTTCGACTTCAATAGCAATTTTCTTGTCAATTCTCACGTCACGTTACACAGAAGAGGATTTCTACCGGTCATTACCTTCAAAGTTGGTGTTTGGACTTGCCACACTCTTCATCTCCATGGCAGGCATGATGGTAGCATTCAGTGCAACTTGTTTTTTGGTGTATAGAAACGTAAGGGCATGGGTTCCGGTTGTTGTAATCACTTCGGTTGCTGTCCCAGTTACTTCGTTTGTGGTACTACATCATAAACTTTGGGTTGATACATTCCTCTCAACATACAAGTCTAGATTTCTTTTTCGGCCAAATAAACGTAGAATTTTCTAG
- the LOC133868775 gene encoding ankyrin repeat-containing protein ITN1-like isoform X1: MREIYIEEPSSSEPNEGGRTLDEYRALGGPLLHAAIKGDWPAAKAFLEKYPDWVRAPITKQKGTALNNAVMAQHTAFTKELLKWMTPKDLELKNIKGATALHYAAQSGIVRIAEQLVEMNNKPLLIHDCEENIPLHVATCQGHTDMVSYLFSVTPFQHLAANDRTRLLLDTIYNDMYDIALKILEMDLDISTVDPACGWKALEMFTRKPFAICRESPLSFWKSRLNSWFKGISNKALMNTLAHQLVERLWKMVGIPHNQFSSNMVQTLILEAAKVGNVEFLIILIRSYPDLIWQRNENNMSLFHIAIVYRQESVFNLIYELGTNKNHLASCKTSETNENMLHLAGQLAPLDRLNIVSGAALQMQRELLWFKEIEKIVPLSYVNMKNFEGETPKEIFIKRHTYLQKDGEKWMKDTANYCMLVATLIATVIFAAAFTVPGGSNQETGTPIFLRSNWFMVFFISDTIALCSSSTSIAIFLSILTSRYTEEDFYRSLPSKLVFGLATLFISMAGMMVAFSATCFLVYRNVRAWVPVVVITSVAVPVTSFVVLHHKLWVDTFLSTYKSRFLFRPNKRRIF, translated from the exons AtgagagagatatatatagaGGAGCCAAGCTCAAGCGAACCTAATGAGGG GGGAAGAACATTAGATGAATACCGTGCCCTGGGTGGTCCCCTCCTTCATGCTGCCATAAAAGGGGATTGGCCGGCTGCTAAGGCTTTTCTTGAGAAATACCCAGACTGGGTACGAGCTCCCATAACGAAACAGAAAGGGACGGCACTTAACAATGCAGTGATGGCACAACACACAGCTTTTACAAAAGAATTGTTGAAATGGATGACTCCGAAGGACTTGGAATTGAAAAACATAAAAGGAGCTACGGCCCTTCACTATGCTGCTCAATCAGGAATCGTGAGAATTGCTGAGCAGCTGGTGGAAATGAACAATAAACCGCTATTGATCCATGATTGCGAGGAAAACATACCACTCCACGTTGCAACTTGTCAAGGACATACAGACATGGTCTCGTATCTTTTCTCTGTGACTCCTTTTCAACATTTGGCAGCTAATGATCGCACTCGGCTCCTTCTTGACACTATTTACAATGATATGTATG ATATAGCATTGAAAATTCTTGAAATGGATCTAGACATATCAACTGTTGACCCTGCATGTGGGTGGAAAGCATTGGAAATGTTCACCAGGAAACCTTTTGCAATTTGCAGAGAAAGTCCGCTATCATTCTGGAAAAGTCGCTTAAATTCCT GGTTCAAAGGGATCTCTAACAAAGCTTTGATGAATACATTAGCCCATCAATTAGTAGAACGCCTTTGGAAAATGGTTGGTATTCCTCACAACCAGTTCTCATCAAACATGGTTCAGACTTTAATTTTAGAAGCTGCAAAAGTTGGAAATGTTGAATTTCTAATTATACTTATACGCTCTTATCCTGACCTTATTTGGCAACGAAACGAAAATAATATGAGTTTATTTCACATTGCTATTGTATATAGACAAGAGAGTGTGTTCAATCTAATATATGAGCTAGGTACTAACAAGAATCACCTTGCATCCTGTAAAACTTCCGAAACCAATGAGAACATGCTGCATTTAGCTGGACAATTGGCTCCTTTAGATCGACTAAATATCGTATCTGGAGCAGCACTTCAAATGCAACGGGAGTTATTATGGTTTAAG GAGATAGAAAAGATTGTGCCGCTATCGTATGTGAACATGAAGAATTTTGAGGGCGAAACACCCAAGGAGATATTTATAAAGAGACATACATATTTACAGAAAGATGGTGAAAAGTGGATGAAGGACACAGCAAATTATTGCATGCTCGTGGCAACATTGATTGCTACTGTGATTTTTGCTGCAGCTTTCACTGTACCAGGTGGCAGCAATCAAGAAACAGGCACTcctatttttttaagaagtaaCTGGTTTATGGTATTCTTCATATCAGATACAATAGCACTATGTTCCTCTTCGACTTCAATAGCAATTTTCTTGTCAATTCTCACGTCACGTTACACAGAAGAGGATTTCTACCGGTCATTACCTTCAAAGTTGGTGTTTGGACTTGCCACACTCTTCATCTCCATGGCAGGCATGATGGTAGCATTCAGTGCAACTTGTTTTTTGGTGTATAGAAACGTAAGGGCATGGGTTCCGGTTGTTGTAATCACTTCGGTTGCTGTCCCAGTTACTTCGTTTGTGGTACTACATCATAAACTTTGGGTTGATACATTCCTCTCAACATACAAGTCTAGATTTCTTTTTCGGCCAAATAAACGTAGAATTTTCTAG
- the LOC133868775 gene encoding ankyrin repeat-containing protein ITN1-like isoform X3: protein MREIYIEEPSSSEPNEGGRTLDEYRALGGPLLHAAIKGDWPAAKAFLEKYPDWVRAPITKQKGTALNNAVMAQHTAFTKELLKWMTPKDLELKNIKGATALHYAAQSGIVRIAEQLVEMNNKPLLIHDCEENIPLHVATCQGHTDMVSYLFSVTPFQHLAANDRTRLLLDTIYNDMYGFKGISNKALMNTLAHQLVERLWKMVGIPHNQFSSNMVQTLILEAAKVGNVEFLIILIRSYPDLIWQRNENNMSLFHIAIVYRQESVFNLIYELGTNKNHLASCKTSETNENMLHLAGQLAPLDRLNIVSGAALQMQRELLWFKEIEKIVPLSYVNMKNFEGETPKEIFIKRHTYLQKDGEKWMKDTANYCMLVATLIATVIFAAAFTVPGGSNQETGTPIFLRSNWFMVFFISDTIALCSSSTSIAIFLSILTSRYTEEDFYRSLPSKLVFGLATLFISMAGMMVAFSATCFLVYRNVRAWVPVVVITSVAVPVTSFVVLHHKLWVDTFLSTYKSRFLFRPNKRRIF from the exons AtgagagagatatatatagaGGAGCCAAGCTCAAGCGAACCTAATGAGGG GGGAAGAACATTAGATGAATACCGTGCCCTGGGTGGTCCCCTCCTTCATGCTGCCATAAAAGGGGATTGGCCGGCTGCTAAGGCTTTTCTTGAGAAATACCCAGACTGGGTACGAGCTCCCATAACGAAACAGAAAGGGACGGCACTTAACAATGCAGTGATGGCACAACACACAGCTTTTACAAAAGAATTGTTGAAATGGATGACTCCGAAGGACTTGGAATTGAAAAACATAAAAGGAGCTACGGCCCTTCACTATGCTGCTCAATCAGGAATCGTGAGAATTGCTGAGCAGCTGGTGGAAATGAACAATAAACCGCTATTGATCCATGATTGCGAGGAAAACATACCACTCCACGTTGCAACTTGTCAAGGACATACAGACATGGTCTCGTATCTTTTCTCTGTGACTCCTTTTCAACATTTGGCAGCTAATGATCGCACTCGGCTCCTTCTTGACACTATTTACAATGATATGTATG GGTTCAAAGGGATCTCTAACAAAGCTTTGATGAATACATTAGCCCATCAATTAGTAGAACGCCTTTGGAAAATGGTTGGTATTCCTCACAACCAGTTCTCATCAAACATGGTTCAGACTTTAATTTTAGAAGCTGCAAAAGTTGGAAATGTTGAATTTCTAATTATACTTATACGCTCTTATCCTGACCTTATTTGGCAACGAAACGAAAATAATATGAGTTTATTTCACATTGCTATTGTATATAGACAAGAGAGTGTGTTCAATCTAATATATGAGCTAGGTACTAACAAGAATCACCTTGCATCCTGTAAAACTTCCGAAACCAATGAGAACATGCTGCATTTAGCTGGACAATTGGCTCCTTTAGATCGACTAAATATCGTATCTGGAGCAGCACTTCAAATGCAACGGGAGTTATTATGGTTTAAG GAGATAGAAAAGATTGTGCCGCTATCGTATGTGAACATGAAGAATTTTGAGGGCGAAACACCCAAGGAGATATTTATAAAGAGACATACATATTTACAGAAAGATGGTGAAAAGTGGATGAAGGACACAGCAAATTATTGCATGCTCGTGGCAACATTGATTGCTACTGTGATTTTTGCTGCAGCTTTCACTGTACCAGGTGGCAGCAATCAAGAAACAGGCACTcctatttttttaagaagtaaCTGGTTTATGGTATTCTTCATATCAGATACAATAGCACTATGTTCCTCTTCGACTTCAATAGCAATTTTCTTGTCAATTCTCACGTCACGTTACACAGAAGAGGATTTCTACCGGTCATTACCTTCAAAGTTGGTGTTTGGACTTGCCACACTCTTCATCTCCATGGCAGGCATGATGGTAGCATTCAGTGCAACTTGTTTTTTGGTGTATAGAAACGTAAGGGCATGGGTTCCGGTTGTTGTAATCACTTCGGTTGCTGTCCCAGTTACTTCGTTTGTGGTACTACATCATAAACTTTGGGTTGATACATTCCTCTCAACATACAAGTCTAGATTTCTTTTTCGGCCAAATAAACGTAGAATTTTCTAG
- the LOC133867910 gene encoding ankyrin repeat-containing protein ITN1-like, which yields MEEGAIDNLHERTQKEMITLARSETFPSTSHPQRIFHQQKSSSFPSFPPELDQGESFIQQQPYVSNLEYDRQVAKEGDASLEALWPLFVKLQPSLSSLLQDLANWDAARFLPASNFDKPQESSSYAKISQEELEQIVSLQPSSSEDIESESNRIPGERTVDEYRALCSPLLQAAIKGDWPAAKAFLEENPDCVRAPITKEQGTALHNAVVAQRTTFIKELLKRMTPEDLELRTTQEVTALHFAAQSGIVRIAEQLVKINKKPLLFHDSCGRKPLLYAVELGHRNMVSYLFSMTHFQQLSADERRRLLLSTIYYDMYDIAVKILEMDPNILTIHTECGWRALDELARKPFAVGSESQLAFWKSCLNSWFKGICAKALMKTLAHQLVEGLWQKVGIPQFSSNLVHYHMTLIFEAAKVGNVEFLIILIRSYPDLIWQRDENNMSIFHIAILYRHKSVFNLIYEIGTNKESIASYCTFKTKNNMLHLAGQLPSLDRLNIVSGAALQMQRELLWFKEIEKIVPSSYVNMENSEGKTPKEIFIKTHTKLQEDGEKWMKDTANYSMLVATLIATVIFAAAFTVPGGSNQDTGIPIFLRSKWLTVFFISDAVALCSSSTSIVIFLSILTSRYTEEDFFKSLPSKLVFGLATLFISMAGMMVAFTATCFLMYNSARAWASVVVITSASIPVTSFVLLHRKLWVDTFLSTYKSRFLFRPYKHRLF from the exons atggaagaaggtgCTATCGATAATCTTCATGAAAGAACACAAAAGGAAATGATAACACTAGCAAGGAGTGAGACTTTtccatcaacaagtcatcctcaAAGGATTTTCCATCAACAAAAATCCTCTTCCTTTCCGTCATTTCCTCCAGAATTGGATCAGGGAGAATCTTTTATTCAACAACAACCATATGTATCAAACTTGGAATATGATAGACAAGTAGCTAAGGAAGGAGATGCTAGCCTTGAGGCGCTATGGCCGCTTTTCGTTAAACTTCAGCCTTCTTTAAGCTCTCTTCTACAAGATTTGGCAAACTGGGATGCAGCTAGGTTCTTACCGGCGTCAAACTTTGACAAACCCCAAGAAAGTAGCTCATATGCAAAGATATCACAAGAAGAACTGGAGCAGATAGTGTCGCTGCAGCCAAGCTCAAGCGAAGATATTGAAAGTGAAAGTAATAGAA tTCCAGGGGAAAGAACAGTAGATGAATACCGTGCCCTGTGTAGTCCCCTCCTTCAAGCTGCCATAAAAGGTGATTGGCCAGCTGCTAAGGCTTTTCTTGAGGAAAACCCAGACTGTGTTCGAGCTCCCATAACGAAAGAGCAGGGGACGGCGCTTCACAATGCGGTGGTTGCACAGCGCACCACTTTTATAAAAGAATTGTTGAAACGGATGACTCCGGAGGACTTGGAATTGAGAACCACACAGGAAGTTACGGCCCTCCACTTTGCTGCTCAATCAGGAATCGTGAGAATTGCCGAGCAGCTGgtgaaaatcaataaaaaaccGCTATTGTTCCATGATTCCTGTGGAAGGAAACCACTTCTCTATGCAGTTGAGCTAGGACATAGAAACATGGTTTCTTATCTATTCTCTATGACTCATTTTCAACAGTTGTCTGCTGATGAACGCAGAAGGCTTCTTCTTAGTACTATTTACTATGATATGTATG ATATAGCAGTCAAAATTCTCGAAATGGATCCAAACATACTAACTATCCACACTGAATGTGGGTGGAGAGCTTTGGATGAGTTGGCCAGGAAACCTTTTGCAGTTGGCAGCGAAAGTCAGCTAGCATTCTGGAAAAGTTGCTTAAATTCAT GGTTCAAAGGGATCTGTGCAAAAGCTTTGATGAAGACGTTAGCCCATCAATTAGTAGAAGGCCTTTGGCAAAAAGTTGGAATTCCACAATTCTCATCAAACTTGGTTCACTATCATATgactttaatttttgaagctgCAAAAGTTGGAAATGTTGAATTTCTCATTATACTTATACGCTCTTATCCTGACCTTATATGGCAACGAGACGAAAATAACATGAGTATATTTCACATTGCTATTTTATATCGGCATAAGAGTGTGTTCAATCTAATATATGAGATAGGTACGAACAAGGAGAGCATTGCATCCTATTGTACTTTCAAAACCAAGAATAACATGCTTCATTTAGCTGGACAATTGCCTTCTTTAGATCGACTAAATATCGTATCAGGAGCAGCCCTTCAAATGCAACGAGAGTTATTGTGGTTTAAG GAGATAGAAAAGATTGTCCCGTCATCATACGTGAACATGGAGAATTCAGAAGGCAAAACACCTAAGGAGATATTTATAAAAACACATACAAAATTGCAAGAAGATGGTGAAAAATGGATGAAGGACACAGCAAACTATTCCATGCTCGTGGCAACATTGATTGCCACTGTGATATTTGCTGCAGCCTTTACTGTACCAGGTGGAAGCAATCAAGATACAGGCATTCCtatttttttgagaagtaaATGGCTTACGGTATTCTTCATATCAGATGCAGTTGCACTGTGTTCCTCTTCAACttcaatagtaattttcttGTCAATTCTCACGTCACGTTACACAGAAGAGGATTTCTTCAAGTCATTACCTTCAAAGTTGGTGTTTGGACTTGCCACACTCTTCATCTCCATGGCGGGCATGATGGTAGCCTTCACCGCAACTTGCTTTTTGATGTATAACAGCGCAAGGGCATGGGCTTCGGTTGTTGTAATCACTTCGGCTAGTATTCCAGTTACTTCATTTGTTTTGCTACATCGTAAACTTTGGGTCGATACATTCCTCTCAACATACAAGTCTAGATTTCTTTTTCGGCCATATAAACATAGACTTTTCTAG